The following are encoded in a window of Bos indicus isolate NIAB-ARS_2022 breed Sahiwal x Tharparkar chromosome 21, NIAB-ARS_B.indTharparkar_mat_pri_1.0, whole genome shotgun sequence genomic DNA:
- the TMEM121 gene encoding transmembrane protein 121 — MVLPPPDRRHVCLTTLVIMGSMAVMDAYLVEQNQGPRKIGVCIIVLVGDVCFLLVLRYVAVWVGAEVRTAKRGYAMILWFLYIFVLEIKLYFIFQNYKAARRGAADPVARKALTLLLSVCVPGLFLLLVALDRMEYVRTFRKREDLRGRLFWVALDLLDLLDMQASLWEPPRSGLPLWAEGLTFFYCYMLLLVLPCVALSEVSMQGEHIAPQKMMLYPVLSLATVNVVAVLARAANMALFRDSRVSAIFVGKNVVALATKACTFLEYRRQVRDFPPPALALELQPPAPQRNSVPPPQPLHGPPGRPRGPSPTRDALDT, encoded by the coding sequence ATGGTGCTGCCTCCCCCGGACCGGCGCCACGTGTGCCTGACCACGCTGGTGATCATGGGCAGCATGGCGGTCATGGACGCTTACCTGGTGGAGCAGAACCAGGGCCCGCGGAAGATCGGCGTGTGCATCATCGTGCTGGTGGGCGACGTGTGCTTCCTGCTGGTGCTGCGCTATGTGGCCGTGTGGGTGGGCGCCGAGGTGCGCACGGCCAAGCGCGGCTACGCCATGATCCTCTGGTTCCTCTACATCTTCGTGCTGGAGATCAAGCTCTACTTCATCTTCCAAAACTACAAGGCGGCGCGGCGCGGCGCGGCCGACCCGGTGGCGCGCAAGGCGCTGACGCTGCTGCTGTCGGTGTGCGTGCCGGGCCTCTTCCTGCTGCTGGTGGCGCTCGACCGCATGGAGTACGTGCGCACCTTCCGGAAGCGCGAGGACCTGCGCGGCCGCCTCTTCTGGGTGGCGCTGGACCTGCTGGACCTGCTGGACATGCAGGCCAGCCTGTGGGAGCCGCCGCGCAGCGGGCTGCCCCTGTGGGCCGAGGGCCTCACCTTCTTCTACtgctacatgctgctgctggtgctgccgTGCGTGGCGCTCAGCGAGGTGAGCATGCAGGGCGAACACATCGCACCGCAGAAGATGATGCTCTACCCGGTGCTCAGCCTCGCCACCGTCAACGTGGTGGCCGTGCTGGCGCGCGCCGCCAACATGGCTCTGTTCCGCGACAGCCGCGTCTCCGCCATCTTCGTCGGCAAGAACGTGGTGGCGCTGGCCACCAAGGCCTGCACCTTCCTGGAGTACCGGCGCCAGGTGCGCGACTTCCCGCCACCCGCGCTGGCGCTGGAGCTGCAGCCGCCCGCCCCGCAGCGCAACTCGGTGCCGCCGCCCCAGCCGCTGCACGGCCCCCCGGGCCGCCCTCGCGGCCCCTCGCCCACGCGCGATGCCCTGGACACGTGA